Proteins found in one Balearica regulorum gibbericeps isolate bBalReg1 chromosome 17, bBalReg1.pri, whole genome shotgun sequence genomic segment:
- the UNC119B gene encoding protein unc-119 homolog B, whose amino-acid sequence MSGSKARAAAAAAGPEKKPPPGTGGALSRLRGRRGSADAAPRPPWTESELLALETVRPEHVLGLCRVTENYLCKPEDNIYNIDFTRFKIRDLETGTVLFEIAKPSAAEQDDEDEDDSSELDTSAGRFVRYQFTPAFLRLRTVGATVEFTVGEKPVSNFRMIERHYFRDRLLKNFDFDFGFCIPSSRNTCEHIYEFPQLSEDLIRLMVENPYETRSDSFYFVDNKLIMHNKADYAYNGGQ is encoded by the exons atGAGCGGCTCGAAGGcgagggcggcggcggcggcggcggggccggagAAGAAGCCGCCGCCGGGGACCGGGGGGGCGCTCAGCCGCCTGCGGGGGCGGCGCGGCTCGGCCGACGCGGCGCCGCGGCCGCCGTGGACCGAGTCCGAGCTGCTGGCGCTGGAGACCGTCCGGCCCGAGCACGTCCTGGGGCTGTGCCGGGTGACGGAGA ATTATTTATGCAAACCTGAGGACAACATTTACAACATTGACTTCACCAGATTTAAGATCCGGGACCTTGAAACTGGAACAGTGCTGTTTGAAATTGCGAAGCCATCCGCTGCAG AGCAAGATGACGAGGATGAAGATGACAGCAGTGAACTGGACACTAGTGCAGGCCGCTTTGTTCGTTACCAGTTCACCCCAGCATTTCTCCGTCTTCGTACTGTTGGTGCAAC AGTGGAATTCACAGTGGGAGAAAAACCAGTGTCAAACTTTCGAATGATTGAGAGACATTACTTCCGAGATCGCTTGCTGAAGAACTTCGACTTTGATTTTGGCTTCTGCATCCCCAGTAGCAGGAACACATGTGAACACATCTATGAATTCCCCCAGCTCTCAGAAGACCTTA TTCGTCTGATGGTTGAAAATCCATACGAGACCCGCTCAGACAGCTTTTACTTTGTGGACAACAAGCTGATTATGCACAACAAGGCCGACTATGCTTACAACGGAGGACAGTAA